One part of the Mesomycoplasma conjunctivae genome encodes these proteins:
- a CDS encoding ABC transporter permease encodes MKTFNLKLSYQKWVSSLNLRLSLVIPYLIFALIFIVIPLILLFIKAVTPVSQNHQNFDNFTLIKDKTTWIIILRSVLVGIICAFICLILAFPYAWFIVRSKSKVFKIYSLSLIISPLIIFTIAKVFSLRALFLALFDESDLNNNYFLLVGLIFLNFPFMVLPLYSVFRDMPISLLEASSDLGYNKFSSLIKVVVPYSIKAIFSGIALVFLMAATSIVISDKLLPNGSQNQLIGNLINNSANAANPFDLARVSSLVLITLLVFVGIYALIYVTPIIIMKIKGFKYD; translated from the coding sequence ATGAAGACATTTAACTTAAAATTAAGTTATCAAAAATGAGTCTCATCACTTAATTTACGACTTTCTTTAGTAATTCCTTATCTTATTTTTGCTTTGATTTTTATAGTGATTCCTTTAATTTTGTTATTTATTAAAGCAGTCACACCGGTGTCTCAAAATCACCAAAATTTTGACAATTTTACTCTTATTAAAGATAAAACCACTTGAATAATTATTCTTAGATCGGTACTTGTTGGCATTATTTGTGCCTTTATTTGTTTGATTTTAGCTTTTCCCTATGCTTGATTTATTGTTAGATCAAAGTCAAAAGTCTTCAAAATCTATTCACTTTCGCTGATTATTTCACCACTAATTATCTTTACAATTGCTAAGGTTTTTTCCTTGCGGGCACTTTTTTTAGCTCTCTTTGATGAAAGTGATCTTAATAATAACTATTTTTTACTAGTTGGTCTAATTTTTTTAAATTTCCCTTTTATGGTTTTACCTTTATATTCAGTTTTCCGTGATATGCCAATTTCACTTTTAGAGGCTTCATCCGATTTAGGTTATAATAAATTTTCATCACTAATTAAAGTTGTAGTTCCTTATAGTATTAAAGCAATTTTTTCTGGAATTGCCCTAGTTTTCCTAATGGCGGCTACTTCAATTGTTATCTCAGATAAATTATTACCAAATGGTTCACAAAATCAATTAATTGGAAATTTAATTAACAATAGTGCCAATGCAGCCAATCCTTTTGATTTAGCACGTGTTTCCTCATTAGTATTGATTACTTTGCTAGTTTTTGTAGGAATATATGCATTAATTTATGTAACACCAATTATTATTATGAAAATAAAAGGATTCAAATATGACTAA
- a CDS encoding ABC transporter ATP-binding protein — MNNIIKKDEIIISLVDVDKEFGEKKVLDQINLDIKKGDFVTLLGPSGSGKTTILRLIGGFEWTTRGEIKFEGIDIKDVPAHKRDTATIFQDYALFPHLSVRGNIEFGLKLKRYPKKKEDISQQILDKLEQKKQQWIKLQNQKIAKLTKLQDDLEQQLENPNLTEKERQKIQNKLDDSDFKFSNWENYVASKVENFEKKYLTRKITKTEIDEEIKQIIELVGLTGNENKSINQLSGGMKQRVALARSLVIQPEIVLLDEPLSALDAKIRRKMQIFLKEIQQKLGLTFIFVTHDQDEALQLSDKIAIIRNGKIAQYDEPRQIYDYPINKWVANFIGDSNFFEAKFITSNKVEILGEQVYTIHKEFAPGEALDALIRPEDIDIDLESGFFSGEIISNIYKGSYYQVDVDIKGQIVHVETNDFYAKGTKVFLKWDDDAIHLMKKENEDI, encoded by the coding sequence ATGAATAATATTATAAAAAAAGATGAAATTATTATTTCACTTGTTGATGTTGATAAAGAATTTGGTGAAAAAAAGGTTCTAGACCAAATTAATTTAGACATCAAAAAAGGTGATTTTGTCACACTTTTAGGGCCTTCAGGATCTGGGAAAACTACCATTTTACGTTTAATAGGTGGTTTTGAATGAACAACTCGTGGTGAGATTAAATTTGAAGGTATCGATATCAAAGATGTACCGGCTCATAAAAGAGACACTGCTACTATTTTTCAAGATTATGCACTTTTTCCTCATTTATCAGTGCGTGGTAACATTGAGTTTGGATTGAAATTAAAGCGCTATCCGAAGAAAAAAGAAGATATTTCGCAACAAATTCTTGATAAATTAGAACAAAAAAAACAGCAGTGAATTAAATTACAAAATCAAAAAATTGCCAAATTAACTAAATTACAAGATGATTTAGAACAACAATTAGAAAATCCCAATTTAACAGAAAAGGAAAGACAAAAAATACAAAATAAACTTGATGATTCAGATTTTAAGTTTTCTAATTGGGAAAATTATGTTGCTAGTAAAGTAGAAAATTTCGAAAAAAAATATCTTACAAGAAAAATAACTAAAACTGAAATTGATGAAGAAATCAAGCAAATTATTGAACTTGTAGGTCTTACCGGCAATGAAAATAAATCAATTAATCAACTCTCTGGTGGTATGAAACAACGCGTTGCATTAGCTCGTTCATTAGTTATCCAACCTGAAATTGTCTTATTAGATGAGCCACTTTCAGCTCTTGATGCTAAAATTCGAAGAAAAATGCAAATTTTTCTCAAAGAAATTCAACAAAAATTAGGTCTTACCTTCATTTTTGTTACTCATGATCAAGATGAAGCACTACAGCTATCAGATAAAATTGCTATTATTCGTAATGGTAAAATTGCTCAATACGATGAACCAAGACAAATTTATGACTACCCTATCAACAAATGAGTGGCTAATTTTATAGGTGATTCTAATTTTTTTGAAGCAAAATTTATTACAAGTAACAAGGTAGAAATCCTTGGCGAGCAAGTTTATACTATTCACAAAGAATTTGCACCTGGAGAAGCTCTTGACGCCCTTATTCGTCCAGAAGATATTGATATTGATTTAGAATCTGGTTTCTTTAGTGGAGAAATTATTTCTAATATTTACAAAGGATCATATTATCAGGTAGATGTCGATATCAAAGGTCAAATTGTTCACGTTGAAACTAATGACTTTTATGCAAAAGGAACTAAAGTATTTTTAAAATGAGATGATGATGCAATTCATTTAATGAAGAAGGAAAATGAAGACATTTAA
- a CDS encoding bifunctional metallophosphatase/5'-nucleotidase, protein MKLKKLIVGSPIVLLPSAIIASCTPNQFSSVELRKQYHQNNAEYNNKIKEFGNKLNQLKTNYQKAKTDDEKTKIENSIFDLYFQSHQILKPLVQRYNYLFKLLRDAEKRENSTLKTIKIFHSNDEHGRLEFNDGKFSRYAGLVETSKYLQDKQRDLLISAGDLIQGLPLSDSDKGKTMAEVAKFMGYDSIAVGNHEFDYGLDWILQLNKQVSQENHGVKTPFISANIYYRDYSNSQEKPQNYEQSKVGKRVFQPYIIKELSNGIKVAIFALTTPDTVFTSHPRNSQLVEFRDPVSEAEKVIGEIRQQHPGVNFIISSVHLGIGRNNVKWTSEYLARNVKSDLNLIIDGHSHTYVEINKSAAPEKDIYLTQTEAYTKYLGDLDVTLDTRSGKIVEVHQVLRNIDQIEIYNSDYPSKLVSRLKKAFSKENSVVAFSTPQAFEHVSVKEIENTPYAIGRVVATGLGALTANSLAWGFQKEKAWESHSGYEAATIDNSIGLMNGGGLRANLKQGDITREEVLAISPFGNRIVTVRLKGDVLKQALVYGLSRGRSGGFAQLSTNVSYNVKVEKGLSEKSEKDQFIWKPIADSIKINNKAIDENKYYYLTTNDFITAGGDGYKMLDLNAKDAKIELAYEGEKYIDVLINFAKLISDQSKNSSLKSENFEHKIEDFAKGEIFKNQKVEIPSAAETQTLAEPNNKGA, encoded by the coding sequence ATGAAATTAAAAAAATTAATTGTTGGTAGCCCTATAGTTTTGCTACCTAGCGCTATAATTGCAAGTTGCACACCAAATCAATTTAGCTCTGTTGAACTTAGAAAGCAATATCATCAAAATAATGCTGAATACAATAACAAAATTAAAGAGTTTGGCAATAAATTGAACCAACTAAAAACCAACTATCAAAAAGCAAAAACTGATGATGAAAAAACAAAAATTGAAAACTCAATTTTTGATCTTTATTTTCAATCACACCAAATTTTAAAACCTTTGGTACAAAGATATAATTATTTATTTAAACTCTTACGTGATGCTGAAAAGCGAGAAAATTCAACACTTAAGACCATCAAAATTTTTCACTCAAATGATGAACATGGTCGACTAGAATTTAATGATGGTAAGTTTTCACGTTATGCCGGATTAGTAGAAACCTCAAAATATTTACAAGATAAACAACGTGATTTGTTAATCTCTGCTGGTGATCTAATTCAAGGACTACCACTTTCTGATTCAGATAAAGGAAAAACAATGGCTGAGGTTGCAAAATTCATGGGTTATGACTCAATTGCTGTAGGTAATCACGAATTTGACTATGGACTGGATTGAATTTTGCAACTTAATAAACAAGTTTCGCAAGAAAATCATGGTGTTAAAACACCTTTTATTTCAGCTAATATTTATTATCGTGACTATAGTAATTCTCAAGAAAAACCTCAAAATTATGAGCAATCCAAAGTAGGAAAAAGAGTTTTCCAACCTTATATTATTAAAGAATTATCAAATGGAATTAAAGTGGCTATTTTTGCACTTACCACTCCTGATACAGTCTTTACCAGTCATCCACGAAATTCTCAGTTAGTTGAATTTCGTGATCCAGTTTCTGAAGCTGAAAAGGTAATTGGCGAAATTCGACAACAACATCCAGGTGTTAACTTTATTATCTCTAGTGTCCATTTAGGAATTGGGCGCAACAATGTTAAATGAACATCAGAGTATCTCGCTCGTAATGTAAAAAGTGATTTAAATTTAATTATTGATGGTCATAGCCACACTTATGTAGAAATTAATAAATCTGCCGCTCCTGAGAAAGATATATATTTGACTCAAACTGAGGCTTATACTAAATATCTTGGCGACCTTGATGTTACACTTGATACTCGTAGCGGTAAAATTGTTGAGGTACATCAAGTTTTGAGAAATATTGATCAAATTGAAATTTACAATTCTGATTATCCAAGCAAATTAGTATCCCGTCTTAAAAAAGCATTTAGTAAAGAAAACTCTGTTGTTGCTTTTTCCACCCCGCAAGCTTTTGAACATGTCAGTGTTAAAGAAATTGAAAATACACCCTATGCAATCGGAAGAGTGGTGGCAACTGGGCTTGGAGCTTTGACAGCCAACTCCCTAGCCTGAGGATTTCAAAAAGAAAAAGCTTGAGAATCCCACAGTGGTTATGAAGCTGCAACAATTGATAATTCCATCGGCCTTATGAATGGTGGTGGACTACGTGCAAATCTAAAACAAGGAGATATTACTCGCGAAGAAGTTTTAGCAATTAGTCCTTTTGGTAACCGAATAGTAACAGTGCGACTCAAAGGTGATGTTTTAAAACAAGCACTTGTTTATGGTTTATCTCGTGGTCGTTCAGGTGGTTTTGCTCAACTTTCTACCAACGTCAGTTATAATGTCAAAGTTGAAAAAGGCTTAAGTGAAAAATCTGAAAAAGATCAATTTATTTGAAAACCTATTGCTGATAGCATCAAGATTAATAACAAAGCCATCGATGAAAACAAATACTACTATCTCACCACAAATGATTTTATAACTGCTGGTGGTGATGGTTATAAAATGTTGGATTTAAATGCTAAGGATGCTAAAATTGAATTAGCTTATGAAGGTGAAAAATATATTGATGTTTTGATTAATTTTGCTAAATTAATTAGTGATCAATCTAAAAATTCTTCATTAAAAAGTGAAAATTTTGAACACAAAATTGAAGATTTTGCCAAAGGTGAAATATTTAAAAATCAAAAAGTAGAAATTCCTAGCGCTGCTGAAACCCAAACTTTAGCCGAACCTAACAATAAAGGTGCTTAG
- a CDS encoding MFS transporter has product MTTFKPNFYKYTTSLSISLIGSEAFKFASSLYIYKITGDFWLVSILYLLIQLPSIIVYFFSQLIVNRTKKIKDKTILLFCDLISAFVLASSVLLFFIIRNNFSFSIILIVVSSTVGFIHSFRFIYIKNIVYYIAKNNEQLKKINIATSLATAIGFVISPILSFFVYKYFDFYYMIIFNILTYLTSGFLYFWIKMSSEKTVFVANKTINNDQKTYKFKHNWLFILSCSLIIGIILYPRTSGLPQMFKLFPQYSVQEWGFYLSIIFSSVSLLASLLQFWVSKLKNISISWLLALMSLSSFIWVLSLIFVKKDIINLIVFVIIISVQQFLFSLFISLFYTVSFQLFDKENFHKQNGISLTIRIITSSLIIIFLTYLATIATIYAFIAYSILLVLLSTTAIIFNPHKNYRKPLKVFKNKGKS; this is encoded by the coding sequence ATGACGACTTTTAAACCTAATTTTTACAAATATACAACATCCCTTTCAATTTCGCTTATTGGTTCAGAAGCTTTTAAATTTGCCTCATCATTATATATTTATAAAATAACTGGTGATTTTTGGCTAGTATCCATTCTTTATTTATTGATTCAACTACCTTCAATAATAGTTTATTTTTTTAGTCAATTAATAGTTAATAGAACTAAAAAAATTAAGGACAAAACCATACTCTTATTTTGTGATTTAATTAGTGCGTTTGTTCTAGCTAGTTCGGTATTGTTATTTTTTATTATTCGAAATAATTTTAGTTTTTCTATTATCCTAATAGTGGTTTCATCAACAGTTGGTTTTATTCATTCATTTCGATTTATTTATATCAAAAATATTGTTTATTATATTGCCAAGAACAATGAGCAACTTAAAAAAATTAATATTGCTACCTCATTGGCTACAGCAATTGGTTTTGTTATATCGCCAATTTTATCTTTTTTTGTTTACAAATATTTTGATTTTTATTACATGATTATTTTTAATATTCTTACTTATTTAACTTCGGGATTTTTATATTTTTGAATTAAAATGAGCAGTGAAAAAACAGTTTTTGTTGCAAATAAAACTATTAACAACGATCAAAAAACCTATAAATTTAAACATAATTGATTATTTATTCTATCTTGTTCATTAATTATTGGAATTATTTTGTATCCACGAACTTCAGGCTTACCCCAAATGTTTAAATTATTTCCCCAATACTCAGTTCAAGAATGAGGTTTTTATTTAAGTATTATCTTTTCTAGTGTTTCATTGCTTGCTTCACTTTTGCAATTTTGGGTTTCCAAACTTAAAAATATCTCTATTAGTTGACTTTTGGCATTAATGTCACTCTCGAGTTTTATTTGAGTTTTAAGTCTTATTTTTGTTAAAAAAGATATTATTAATTTAATCGTATTTGTAATTATTATTTCAGTTCAACAATTTTTGTTTTCACTTTTTATTTCCTTATTTTATACAGTGAGTTTTCAATTATTTGATAAGGAAAACTTTCATAAACAAAACGGTATTTCCCTTACTATTAGAATTATAACAAGTTCATTAATTATTATTTTTCTAACATATTTAGCAACAATTGCAACCATTTACGCTTTTATTGCTTACTCAATTTTGTTGGTGTTGTTATCAACGACGGCTATCATTTTTAATCCTCACAAAAATTATAGAAAACCGCTAAAAGTGTTTAAAAATAAAGGCAAAAGTTAA
- the hinT gene encoding histidine triad protein HinT, translated as MQENKDLFLKIINRELESQIIYEDDRVIAFMDKFPVSKGHFLVVPKKYSRNLYEISDEDLTYLILKARQLALEFVKKFGAKGFKLLSNNESVAEQSIFHTHIHIIPYY; from the coding sequence ATGCAAGAAAATAAAGACTTATTTTTAAAGATAATTAATCGTGAACTTGAATCTCAAATTATCTATGAAGATGATAGAGTAATTGCTTTTATGGATAAATTTCCAGTAAGCAAAGGTCATTTTTTAGTTGTCCCTAAAAAATATTCTCGCAATTTATATGAAATTAGCGATGAAGATTTAACTTATTTAATTTTAAAAGCTCGCCAACTAGCACTTGAATTTGTCAAAAAATTTGGTGCAAAAGGTTTTAAATTGTTAAGCAACAATGAATCTGTTGCAGAACAAAGTATTTTTCATACCCATATTCACATTATTCCTTATTATTAA